The genomic segment CGAATCGACTTCGACACCGCGCGCGACCGCGTGGCCTGGCTGCGGGCCGAGATCCGCCGTCACGACCAGCTCTACTACGTGAAGGCGAAGCCGCAGATCTCCGATCGTGAGTACGACGCCCTGGTCGAAGAACTCACGGGACTGGAGCGACGTTTCCCGGAGCTGCGGACCGAGGACTCGCCGACGCAGAGGGTGGGCAGCGATCTGGCCGGATCGTTCGAGCGCGTCGAA from the Candidatus Krumholzibacteriia bacterium genome contains:
- a CDS encoding NAD-dependent DNA ligase LigA — translated: MDADPRIDFDTARDRVAWLRAEIRRHDQLYYVKAKPQISDREYDALVEELTGLERRFPELRTEDSPTQRVGSDLAGSFERVEHSVPMISLANSYDADEVVAFHQRLTRLLGEEPEGYVVEPKIDGVAAALRYRDGALALGITRGDGTRGD